The Streptomyces sp. NBC_00597 DNA segment TTGCGCCTCGGCGTCGTCGTCCGCACCGCCGGAGTCCGATGGGGGAGATCCCTTCATGCCGACCATCGTCGGCGACAACACATGATCACTTTAAGTGGTCGTCACATGTGTTTTTGTCACCATCGCGCCACCCGTCACCACGGCGCCACCCGTCACCGCCGTACCGCCCGTCGGCCGAGGGGCGGTACGGCGGCTGCGGATCAGACCGTGAGGACGATCTTGCCCGTCGTGTGCTGCGACTCGCCGAGCTCGTGGGCCTTGCGGACCTCCTGGAGCGGGAAGGTCTCCGCGATCAGCGGGCGCAGCCGGCCCGAGTCCGCGAGGGCGGCCAGTTCGGCCAGCACCACGTGGTCGGGGGCCACGTTGACCGTGATGGCGCGGACGCCCGCCGCGGTCGCCTTCACCGTGATCTCCTCGATGGCGAGGGGGTTCGTCACGCCGATGTAGAGGCCGCCGGGGCGCAGGGTGCGCAGCGAGCGGTCCTCGTAGTCGCCGCCGATCAGGTCGAGCACGACGTCGACGTCCTGCACGGCGGTGGCGAAGTCCTGCGCCGTGTAGTCGATCAGCTCGTCGGCGCCGAGCTCGCGCAGCAGTTCGTGCTTGGCCGCGCTGGCCGTGCCGATGACGTACGCGCCGCGGGACTTGGCGATCTGGACGGCCAGGTGGCCGACGCCGCCGGCCGCCGCGTGGATCAGCACCCGCTGGCCCACCTGGATGTCCGCGCCGTCGATCAATGCCTGCCAGGCGGTGGACCCGGCGAGCGGCAGGGCGGCCGAGGAGACGTGGTCCAAGGTGCCCGGCTTGCGCGCGAAGTGGCGGGCGGGTGCCGCGACGTACTCCGAGTACCCGGCGGCCTCGTGCGGGAAGGAGGGCAGGCCGAAGACCTCGTCGCCGACCTTGAAGCGGTTCTCGCCCGCCGCGACCGCGACGACGGTGCCGGAGACGTCCCAGCCGACGCCGAACGGCGGGGTCAGCCACAGTCCGTACGCTCGGATCTTCCAGTCGATGGGATTGACGCCGGCGGCGTGGGTCTTTACCAGAATTTCCGTGGAGCCGGGAATCGGGAGCGGGGAATCCGTCAAGTTCAGTACTTCAATTCCGCCGAGGGACTCCTGGCGGACGGTGCGCATGGTTTCTGTCATGCATTCGATGATCTCAACTCGCAAAGCCGAATCCCCATCGATATCCGGCCATTCACGACCTGACAGACCGGGGTGGAATGGTTTTCGAGCCGCAGTGGCCTGCTCAATGCTGGGGTATATGACTCAGCTGCGATCACTTGGTTCGGCCGGCCCCGAGGTATCCGCTCTCGGCCTCGGCCTGATGTCCATGTCCGACTTCTACGGGCCCGCCGACCGGGCCGAGGGAGTCGCCACCGCGCACGCCGCCATCGAGGCCGGGATCACCCTCCTCGACACCGGCGACTTCTACGGCAGCGGCCACAACGAGCTCCTCCTGCGCGAGGTGCTGGAGAGCCACGACCGCGAGCAGCTCACCCTCAGCGTGAAGTTCGGCGTCCTGCGCGACCCCTCCGGCGGCATCCTCGGCGTCGACTGCCGCCCCGAGGCCGTGAAGAACTCCCTCGCCCAGACCCTCCAGCGGCTCGGCACCGACTACGTGGACGTGTACCGGCCGGCGCGCCTCGACCCGGCGGTGCCGATCGAGGAGACCATCGGCGCCATCAAGGAGATGGTCGACGCCGGGCACGTCCGGCACATAGGCCTGTCCGAGATCGGTGCGGAGACCCTGCGCCGCGCCTCCGCGGTGCACCCCATCGCCGACCTCCAGATCGAGTACTCGCTGCTCTCCCGCGCCATCGAGGACGAGATCCTGCCGACCGCCCGCGAGCTGGGCACCGCCATCACCGCGTACGGGGTGCTCGCCCGCGGCCTGCTGTCCGGCCGCTGGAACCACCAGCGGGCCGCCGCCTCCGACGACGGCCGCAGCAACTTCCCGCGGTTCAGCGGCGAGAACCTCGACCGCAACCTCCAGCTGGTCGAGGCGCTCGGCAAGGTGGCCGAGGCCAAGGGCGTCACCACCTCGCAGCTGGCGATCGGCTGGGCCATGGCCCAGGGCGTCGACGTCGTCCCCGTCGTCGGCTCCCGCCGCCGCGACCAGCTGACCGAGGCGCTCGGCGCGCTCTCCCTGGAGCTCACCGCCGAGGACGTCGCCGAGATCGAGCGGGCCGTCCCCGCCGACGAGGTCGCCGGCACGCGCTTCGACGCCGAGGGCATGGCCATGCTCGACAGCGAGAAGAAGGGCTGAGCATGCGGCCCATCGGCAGCGCCGCCCAGTGGCAGGCCGACCGCCTCGACGTCGGGGCGTACCTCGACCGCCTCGGCATCACCGGGCCGCTGGAGCCGGACGCGCAGACCCTGCGGCGGCTGCACCGCGCGCACGCCCTGACCATCCCGTTCGAGAACCTCGACATCCTGCTGGGGCGGGGCATCGACCTCGACGTGGACGTCATGCAGGACAAGCTCCTGCGCAGCAGGCGCGGCGGGTACTGCTACGAGCACAACATGCTCTTCGCCCTCCTGCTGGAGCGGCTGGGGTACGAGGTCACCCGGCTGTACGCGCGCCCGATCCTCGACGCGCCCAAGCCGCTGCCCCGCACGCACCTGATCCTGAGCGTGGCCGTGGGCGACGAGACGTACCTCGCCGACGTCGGCTTCGGAGACGAGGGCCCGCTGGAGCCGCTCCTCGTCTCCGACGGGATCGTCTCGGAGCAGAACGGCTGGGTGTACCGGTTGGCCCGGGTCGGGGGCGCCGACAAGGAGTGGGTGCTCTCGCTGAAGCGGGACGACGACTGGTTCCCCCTGTACTGGTACGCCACGGAGGGGCACCACCACATCGACTGCGTGGTGGCGAACTACTTCATCTCCACGCACTCCAGCTCGCCGTTCACCGGCCGGGTCTTCCTGGAGCGGATCGCGGAGGACTGGCGGCTCAACCTCAACCACCGCAAGCTCACCCTGACCCGGGCCGACGGCACCGGCGAGGTCCGGTACGTGGTGGACGCGGAGGTGCGCGAGCTGCTGGCCAAGCAGTTCGAGATCGAGCTGACCGAGGAGGAGGTCGCGGTGGTCGTGGCCGCGCTGCCCGCCCCCGAGCCCTCCTGAGCCTGCGTACGGACCCTGCGGGGCCCGTGGCGCGCACCCGGCCGGTGCGCACCGCGGGCCCCGTTCCGTTCGCCGTCGGGGCCGCGGGGGCGCAGCCGCCCGTTCACGGCAAAGCCGTACGGGCCCGGCTGGGGGGAGCCGGGCCCGTACGGCGGACGCCTGAGGGGGGTGCAGCGGGGGTGCGGGTGGTGCGGGGGTGGTGCGCAGGGGGGGTGCGCAGGGGGGTGGGGGGTCAGCGGGGCTGGACGGCGATGCGGGTGGCCTTGCCGGTGGAGGCGCCGCTGGTGACGAAGGAGCCGTCGAGGTTGTTGATGGTGAAGGCGAAGTCGAAGTTGGCGGTGTTCTTGCCCGTCACCGTGATGTTGGCCTTGAACGTGATGGTGGAGGCGGCCTTGCCGTCCGTGCCGATCAGGAAGGCGGTGTCGGTGTCGGAGTAGGTGCCGCAGCCGGTCTGGCGCCATTCGCCGTGCGAGGCGGTCGTGGTGTTGTTCGGCGAGGTGAAGTTGACGACACCGGTGGTGGCGGTGGCGCTGCCGTAGTAGCTGCCGAGGAAGGTGTCGTGGGTGTTGTCGTCGACGACCTTCCAGCTGCCCGGCAGGGTGTAGCAGCCGCTGCCGCCCTCGACCGCGGCGTTCGCCGAACCCGTGACGGCCGTCGCGGTGGCGAGCGCGGCGACGCCCGCGAAAACGGCGACCTTGATGCGGGTGCTCTTGCGCATGTGAATCTCTCCCAAGGAATCGATGTGTATTCCGGCAATTCCTATGATGGCGCAGTGAATTCATAGGAGGTATAGACCGGATGTCGATTCGTCAGGTCCACGAAAAACCCCTGTGCCGCACGCAGGACGCGTGCGGCACAGGGGTGTGTGAACAATGAAAAGAGAAATCAGTCGATCTGCATGATGATGCGGATCGCCGGGTCGACGTCCGGCTGCTTCGGCATGGCCGCCGGGTCGATGACGATGCCGAAGTTCTCCTCGTAAGCGGCGCGCAGGGCGGCGTCGTCCGCGAGCAGGGTCGTCACGGTGCCGTTCTCGTCCGTGCGCGTCAGCTCGCGGCCGTTGACGGTGACCCGGCCGGCGTCGTTCTGCATCGAGCAGATCAGGTTGTGCAGGAACACCGAGTCCGGCGCGCTGCGGTACCACCACAGGGTCGGGTAGAAGTCCCCGATCCGCACCGGCCGCTCGTCGAGGCGGTACTGGACGTTCCCGTTCAAGTGGACCTGGAGGAAGCCCTCCTCGGGCCGGGTCACCTGGTATGCGCCGTGCGGGTCCTTCTGGACCTCCGCCGATGCGGTCTGGAGCGGGAACCGGCTGTTCTTGCCGAAGCCCACGTCGACCAGCCAGTCCTGGTCCTCCAAGCGCACCCGCAGCGCCAGGTGGCACAGCGGGGCGCCGAACGCGCCACCGAGGAAGACCTGGCCGGCGAGGATCTCCACGGAGAAGCCGAGCGCCTCCAGGAGGTGCCCGAAGGAGGGGTTCAGCTCGTAGCAGCCGCCGCCGCGCCGGCGGGTGACGATCTTGTCGTAGAGGAACTCGCGCTCAAGGCCCAGCTCGGCGCCCTCGACGTGGTAGTCGATGTTCTCGAAGGGCACCGACAGCACATGGCGCTCCTGGAGGTGGCGCAGGGCGTGGATGTCGGCCTTCTCGGGCCGGCGCGCGCCGATGCGCTCCAGATACGCGTCCACCATCGCATCGCTGAGCATGGTCTTCGTCCTCTCCTCCGTCATCGGGACCACCCCGTCGGCGGGATGTTGTGGTTCACGCGGAACACGTTCTGCGGGTCGTACGCGTCCTTGACCGCGACGAGCCGGGCGTACGTCGCCTCGTCGTACGCCGAGCGCAGGTGCTCGGGGGTGCTCTCCAGGGCGCTGATGAAGCTGAGGAACGGGCCGCCGATGCGCCAGGGCTCCATCGTCTCGATCAGCCGCTCCTGGAACTCCCGTACGTCCTCGATGTGTTCGGGCCACACCGGGGCGCCCGCGAACAGCGTGTACGCGGTCTCGCGGTGCGGCAGGGCGTTGGGGTGCTCGGGCTGCCGGCCCAGGGCTCCGCCCAGGTGGCGCAGTTCGATGCCGGGTCGGACCGCGTCCACGCCCTCCTTGATCAGCGGGAGCAGCGTGTCGATGGCGGCGTCGTCGAGCTCGCGGATCCGGGTGGAGCGCTCGAAGTACACGAACGGCATGGTCGGGTCCATGTTGATCTCGGCGACCCGGGTGTACGGCATGTCCGCGACGGTGTCGAGGACGGCCGGGGCGATCTCGCGCAGCGGGCGCAGCAGTTCCTCGCCCTCCTCGTTCGACCCGTTGAAGGCGATCCGGACGTGGGCGAGGAAGCGGCCGCGGACCGGCTCGGGCAGGACGTCGATGTCGGGGAAGCGCATCACGGCGATGGAGGACTGCATCGCGTCGGGGACGGTCCGCGTCCAGTCGCGCCAGGTGCGCAGGATCTCGTCGATGTGCTCGCCGGGCAGGAACAGGCCGCCGCCGTAGAGCCGGGTGACGGGGAACAGGCCGATCTCGATGGAGGTGACCACGCCGAAGTTGCCCTTGCCGCCGCGCAGCGCCCAGAACAGGTCCGGGTGCTCCTCGGGGGACACCAGGCGCAGTTCGCCGTCCGCGGTGACGAGGTCGATGTTCTTCACGTGGTCGGCGGAGTAACCGTACGAGCGGCCGAGCGGGCCGAGGCCGCCGCCGAGGGTGTACGAGACCACGCCGACGCCGGGGGAGGCGCCGTTGAGCGGGGCCAGGCCGAAGGCCGCGGCCTCCTCGATGACCCGGCTCCACTGGACGCCGGGCTCGATGCGGGCGGTGCGGGTGCGCGGGTCGATCCGTACGCCGCGCAGGTTGCGGGTGTTGATCAGCAGCGCGCCGTCGGCGGGCCGTGCGACGCCGTGCCCGGTGGCCTGGACGGCGAGGGCGATGCCGCGGCGCGCCGCGAAGCGCACGGCGGCGATGATGTCGGCGGTGCCGTCGGCGAGGATCACGGCGGCGGGCCGGCTGTCCGCCAGGATCCGGTTGAAGCCGGTCTCCGTCTCGTCCTGGTAGGCGTCGGTGCCGGGCAGGAGCAGCGGCCCGCGCAGCTCTGCGGCGAGCGCGGCGAAGTCGTCGGTGGTCACGGCGGTGGTGGTCTCGGCGGTGTTGGTCACGGATGACGTTCCTTTCGCTGACGGGGTGCTCACCGGGCGTCCTTGCCGGCGGTGCGCAGGCTCGGGAGCGTGAGCGCGGTGAGCAGCACCACGACGCCGCCCAGCCATGCCACGGTGATCAGCTCTACCTGGTCGACGATCAGACCGCCGACGAGCGCGCCGAGCGCGATGGCCAGGTTGAAGACGGAGACCCACAGGGCGGAGGCGGCCTCCATCGCGTCGGGCGCGGACTTCAGCATCCAGGTCTGGAGGCTGACGGAGACGCCGCCGAAGGCCAGGCCCCACAGGACCAGCAGGGCGATGCCGCCGGCCTGGGTCTTGCCGAGGACCGGGAAGAGCAGCATCGCGGCGGCGAGCGCGACGATGATGACGGCCATGGTGCGGCCCAGGTTCTTCGCGACGGCCGCGCCGGCGACGAAGTTGCCGATGATGCCGGCCACGCCGAAGCCCAGCAGCAGGACGCTGATCAGGTCCTCGTCGATGCCGGAGACCTGCTGGAGCATCGGGCTGACGTACGTGTACGCGGCGAGGTGCCCGGTGACGATGAGGGCGGTGGCGATGATGCCGGAGCGGACGCCGCGGTTGGCGAACTGGCCGATCAGCTCGCGCACGCTGACGGGCTGGGTGGCGGGCAGCGAGGGCAACAGGGCCAGCAGGGCGACGAGGACGACGAAGGCCAGGACGCCGAGCGTGGCGAACGCGGTGCGCCAGCCGGCGAGGCCGCCGATCAGGGTGCCGGTCGGTACGCCGAGGACGTTGGCGGCGGCGACGCCGCCGAAGATCAGCGCGGTCGCCCGGGGGATCGCCGCCGGCTGCACCAGCCGGAACGCGAGACCGCCCGCGACGGCCCAGAAACCGCCGATGGTGACGCCGACCAGGACGCGGGAGGCCAGCAGGATGCCGAAGCTGGGCGCGAGGACGGTGACCAGGTTGGCGACGGCCATCACGGTCATCAGGCCGACGAGCAGGAAGCGGCGGTCCATGCGGCCGACGACCACGGGGATCAGCGGCGCGGACAGTGCGGCGACGAGGCCGGGCACCGTCACCATGAGGCCCGCGGTGCCCTCGGAGACGTGCAGGGCGCCGCCGACCGAGGTGAGCAGGCCGATGGGCAGCTGCTCGGCGGTGACGAGGGTGAAGATGCCGACGGCGACGGAGATGACGGCGAACCAGCTCTTCAGGGAGGTGCGTTCCGGCACCGGTGCCGGTGTGACGGTCTCGGCGGGTGTTTCGAGTGTTGCCATGACAGGAACCTCATTCGTGTCTGGGGGCGGGAGCCGGCCTGCTGGGAGGCGGCAGGGCGGCCGCGGGGCAGGTCAGGTGCGCGGGACCCAGCCGGACTCGTCCCAGAACCGCAGCTGCCGCAGCTTCGACGTGGTGGCGATCTCGGCGATCCGCTCACCGCCGAGGACCAGCGTGCTGGGGTGCTCGGGATCGAAGACCGGCCAGGCGGGGGCACCGGGGCCGGTGGGCACGCCGTCGCGGGCGAAGGCGGCCACCAGGTCCATGAAGGTCTCGGAGACGGCGCGCTCGTGCGGCCCGTCGTGGAACAGCGGAGTGGTCTCGGGTACCGGGTAGGTGGCGGAGATCGCCGCGGGGTCGGCGTACGTGCC contains these protein-coding regions:
- a CDS encoding NADP-dependent oxidoreductase is translated as MTETMRTVRQESLGGIEVLNLTDSPLPIPGSTEILVKTHAAGVNPIDWKIRAYGLWLTPPFGVGWDVSGTVVAVAAGENRFKVGDEVFGLPSFPHEAAGYSEYVAAPARHFARKPGTLDHVSSAALPLAGSTAWQALIDGADIQVGQRVLIHAAAGGVGHLAVQIAKSRGAYVIGTASAAKHELLRELGADELIDYTAQDFATAVQDVDVVLDLIGGDYEDRSLRTLRPGGLYIGVTNPLAIEEITVKATAAGVRAITVNVAPDHVVLAELAALADSGRLRPLIAETFPLQEVRKAHELGESQHTTGKIVLTV
- a CDS encoding aldo/keto reductase, translating into MTQLRSLGSAGPEVSALGLGLMSMSDFYGPADRAEGVATAHAAIEAGITLLDTGDFYGSGHNELLLREVLESHDREQLTLSVKFGVLRDPSGGILGVDCRPEAVKNSLAQTLQRLGTDYVDVYRPARLDPAVPIEETIGAIKEMVDAGHVRHIGLSEIGAETLRRASAVHPIADLQIEYSLLSRAIEDEILPTARELGTAITAYGVLARGLLSGRWNHQRAAASDDGRSNFPRFSGENLDRNLQLVEALGKVAEAKGVTTSQLAIGWAMAQGVDVVPVVGSRRRDQLTEALGALSLELTAEDVAEIERAVPADEVAGTRFDAEGMAMLDSEKKG
- a CDS encoding arylamine N-acetyltransferase; its protein translation is MRPIGSAAQWQADRLDVGAYLDRLGITGPLEPDAQTLRRLHRAHALTIPFENLDILLGRGIDLDVDVMQDKLLRSRRGGYCYEHNMLFALLLERLGYEVTRLYARPILDAPKPLPRTHLILSVAVGDETYLADVGFGDEGPLEPLLVSDGIVSEQNGWVYRLARVGGADKEWVLSLKRDDDWFPLYWYATEGHHHIDCVVANYFISTHSSSPFTGRVFLERIAEDWRLNLNHRKLTLTRADGTGEVRYVVDAEVRELLAKQFEIELTEEEVAVVVAALPAPEPS
- a CDS encoding arylamine N-acetyltransferase — translated: MTEERTKTMLSDAMVDAYLERIGARRPEKADIHALRHLQERHVLSVPFENIDYHVEGAELGLEREFLYDKIVTRRRGGGCYELNPSFGHLLEALGFSVEILAGQVFLGGAFGAPLCHLALRVRLEDQDWLVDVGFGKNSRFPLQTASAEVQKDPHGAYQVTRPEEGFLQVHLNGNVQYRLDERPVRIGDFYPTLWWYRSAPDSVFLHNLICSMQNDAGRVTVNGRELTRTDENGTVTTLLADDAALRAAYEENFGIVIDPAAMPKQPDVDPAIRIIMQID
- a CDS encoding FAD-binding oxidoreductase, producing the protein MTNTAETTTAVTTDDFAALAAELRGPLLLPGTDAYQDETETGFNRILADSRPAAVILADGTADIIAAVRFAARRGIALAVQATGHGVARPADGALLINTRNLRGVRIDPRTRTARIEPGVQWSRVIEEAAAFGLAPLNGASPGVGVVSYTLGGGLGPLGRSYGYSADHVKNIDLVTADGELRLVSPEEHPDLFWALRGGKGNFGVVTSIEIGLFPVTRLYGGGLFLPGEHIDEILRTWRDWTRTVPDAMQSSIAVMRFPDIDVLPEPVRGRFLAHVRIAFNGSNEEGEELLRPLREIAPAVLDTVADMPYTRVAEINMDPTMPFVYFERSTRIRELDDAAIDTLLPLIKEGVDAVRPGIELRHLGGALGRQPEHPNALPHRETAYTLFAGAPVWPEHIEDVREFQERLIETMEPWRIGGPFLSFISALESTPEHLRSAYDEATYARLVAVKDAYDPQNVFRVNHNIPPTGWSR
- a CDS encoding MFS transporter; translated protein: MATLETPAETVTPAPVPERTSLKSWFAVISVAVGIFTLVTAEQLPIGLLTSVGGALHVSEGTAGLMVTVPGLVAALSAPLIPVVVGRMDRRFLLVGLMTVMAVANLVTVLAPSFGILLASRVLVGVTIGGFWAVAGGLAFRLVQPAAIPRATALIFGGVAAANVLGVPTGTLIGGLAGWRTAFATLGVLAFVVLVALLALLPSLPATQPVSVRELIGQFANRGVRSGIIATALIVTGHLAAYTYVSPMLQQVSGIDEDLISVLLLGFGVAGIIGNFVAGAAVAKNLGRTMAVIIVALAAAMLLFPVLGKTQAGGIALLVLWGLAFGGVSVSLQTWMLKSAPDAMEAASALWVSVFNLAIALGALVGGLIVDQVELITVAWLGGVVVLLTALTLPSLRTAGKDAR